TGATCATGTGGCGGAGAAGAGAGATGGAATCGTTGACGGTGGAGATTGAGGCGTAGGATTGGAGGAGGGAGTTATGAAAACGCTGGTCAAGAGGGGATCTTGCAGTGGTGACAATGGTGTTGAAGATCTTCTTGGCGTCTGAGAGACTTGGAGACTTGAATGGGGCTGGTGATTTGGTGGGCTCGGAAGAGTGGTTGGGTTTCCGGGTTGTTCTGGCGGAAGGTCTAGACTTTGAGGGTCTGTTGGGCATGGGAGATGGGGACTCGGCCGGAACAAGAGGAGATGATAGTTTGAGTTGTGCCGATGAAACAGCAGACCGAAACGATGTTGGGAATTTTCCCATCTTCTTCGATTTACTCTCAAACTTCTGGTTTTTTTTCAGTTTCGAGCCCTAAACGAGGGTTTTAAGGTTTTAGCGCGGAAGAATGAAGACGACATAATAAACGACATTAATAGTTCAACTTCCTCTGCCGTTTATCTTTGAAAAAcgacaaaaaaatataaaacgaCATTAACTGTAAAAAAACGACAACAATTAGTGCTGGTGGTTGTTCAAGCAAAACGACACTACTTCTCAGTCATTCATGGAGCAAAGATTAAAGACAATAATAATGATCTTATATATACGTACGTGTTTGATAAATGCATCCTAATTATATTCACTAATGATCAAATAGAATGACTCATAATAATAAGAATAACAAGTAGTAGCAAGTTGAGATTATTAttacatacatatatgtatataaattatAGTCTCATGATGTATTCAAACAAAGAACATTATAATTATAACTATAACTATAACTAGGCGAAAGGAGTTTGATTGTAGCAATCCAAGTTAGTTCCCAAGCCAACTCCAAAAATACCACAATATCTCTGGTAGAATCCAATCCTACTTTTGACCGTGTCCACTGGACCTTTGCCACATTCTACCCCACCGTTGATTATGTTAGTGATGACACCATAACCAGCTGGGGCTCGCCTTGCCGATAGATCAGCCTGCGACGGTGACCATCTGCCGATGATAACGTCGTGGCTCGATGGCTTGTTAGCCTGTGGAGTCATCCAGAACCATATGGCTGTCTTGAACGAAACCACTGCGTCTGTGGCCACTCTGTCTGGGTCGTTTAACAAGTCCATTCTAAGTGCTTGACCAGCTAGATTGTAATTGTAGTTGCTGTGTGATgatcatatataaatatttatttatatacaacaaattaattcaaaattcgaTATATATAGATTGGATGTATACGTACTGAGTTAATTGGATAGGTCCTCGGCCATAATAGGATTTGCCAGGGGAACAGGGTCCTCTGTTGGGGTCACAATTCACCTTCTGATCTTTTTCACTCACAAAACAATAACCCCATGCGTATGGACCATCTGGTGCATCTCCCCATCctcctatataaaaaaaaaattagcaattACCAAAGATAGTTTAAGTGATATTCCAACATTGATTAAATTCCTCATTCATTTCTATGTTTTTGTAGGCATATTGTTGAACAATTATAGCAGAgatcctataaatatatatatatataatgaagaaTTTTTCCTTAGTTCATTTTAAGTCTTACCAGTGGCTTCTTCACTGTTCTCGATTCGTCAACAGCttttgtaaattttcagaaaattttgaatagtttaccgtactaaaaactaggttcaaacatggcgtgcaacaacatgtttgaacctagttttctgtactgtaaactattttgaattttttaaaaatcgcgccgatgttttaaataactacaatatacacggtcataacaAAAATCGTACCGAAAACTGTTGAAAGGTCGAGAATACTGAAATTACCCAATAAAAAAGTTGTccaatatatatttatgtgcttataataataattaaggaGATATTATTGTGTTGTGTTAATATGCTGATATTTATTACCAGTGGTTTCATGAGAGGTTTGGCCAAAGAAAGCAGCAATCTCCCTTTTACGAGTGGCATCATCGCCTGTGGTGCCAAAGCCATTGAAAGACCTTGCAGCAGTGAGGAAAGCATCGTAAGTGTAGAATCCTCGACCTGGGCATCCCCCATCGTTACGATGCTTGAGCATTTCCTCGAACAGTGCACTGCTGATGACGCTGCTCACATCGCCACtaccgccaccgccaccgccaccgccactgGGGGTCGGCGTAGTTGAGGAGCATTGGCTCTGACAACCGGCTGCACAGTAGTCGGATGTGGTGCCGCACCACCCGTGTTGGCTGCAGCACAGTCCGTTGGGGCACAAGGCTCCTCCTGCTTGTCTTCCACACTGCTCGGCCAAAGCTCCTCCTACAAGGAACGACATCAACACAATAATACACCACTTcttcatatctatatatattttgttaataATTGT
The genomic region above belongs to Humulus lupulus chromosome 1, drHumLupu1.1, whole genome shotgun sequence and contains:
- the LOC133812913 gene encoding endochitinase-like produces the protein MKKWCIIVLMSFLVGGALAEQCGRQAGGALCPNGLCCSQHGWCGTTSDYCAAGCQSQCSSTTPTPSGGGGGGGGSGDVSSVISSALFEEMLKHRNDGGCPGRGFYTYDAFLTAARSFNGFGTTGDDATRKREIAAFFGQTSHETTGGWGDAPDGPYAWGYCFVSEKDQKVNCDPNRGPCSPGKSYYGRGPIQLTHNYNYNLAGQALRMDLLNDPDRVATDAVVSFKTAIWFWMTPQANKPSSHDVIIGRWSPSQADLSARRAPAGYGVITNIINGGVECGKGPVDTVKSRIGFYQRYCGIFGVGLGTNLDCYNQTPFA